The DNA window CTGAATTCGGCGAGTTTCTTTTAAAAAGACAACAGCTTGTCTGAATCAGGATTTAAAACCCTCAAACAAAAAATTAATACGAATAACGCTTTTTAATTCTGCTAATTCTGAAAATTCTGATTCAGACAAAAAAAGACCTGCTAGGTTTTGAAAATCTAGCAGGTCTCTGTTTTATTTTATAAATATCGCAGAACTCTGGTAAAGTTACTCATTATCATCTATCCCCTGCAACTTCTCATACTGCGCTTTATTCGCATCAAGCGGAAAATCACACCAAAACGTACTGCCCTTACCGACAATACTTTCTATCCGTAACTGCCCTTTATGCCGATTTAACACATGTTTCACAATCGCAAGCCCTAAGCCTGTACCGCCCCGATTGCGCGAGCGAGCAATATCAACCCGATAAAAACGCTCGGTTAAACGCGGAATATGTTCAGGCGGGATACCCTCTCCCGTATCAGTCACCCTTAAATGTACCCCTTGCTCATCCCGATACCATGCCACATCGATGTTACCCTCTTCAGGGGTATAACGAATGGCATTAAAAATTAAATTAGAAAACGCACTACGAATTTCTTCCGTATGACCGTACAACACCGCTGTTTTATCCGTTTCTAACATAATGTGATGACGATATTCACCGCTTAAAATTTGCGCCTCCTCACAAATATCATGCAACATTTCAATCACATCAACCTTTTCTACCGTATTTAAATGCACTTCCGACTCTAAACGGGAAAGTAACAATAAATCATCGACAATATTCCGCATCCGTGCGGTTTGTTGCGTCATCAACAATAAAGGGCGTTGCCACTGCTGCGCACAAGGGTCGTCAGGGTCATTAATCGTTTCTAAAAATCCTGCAATCACCGTTAATGGGGTTCGCAACTCATGAGAAACATTCGCAATAAAATCACGACGCATCTGCTCTAAACGTTGAATACGGGTAATATCGCGGGCAATGAGTAAATGCCGATTACCCGCATAAGGCACTATATTAACTCGTAATATTAACGTTGGGTCATTCGGTGCGGTTAAGACAATAGAATCCTCTTTATTCCCTGTTTTTAAAAACTGCGCAAAACTGGGATAACGAATCAGATTTGTAATCGGTTGCTCACGGTCTTGCGGGGCTTGCAAGCCTAATAAAACCTGAGCCATTTTATTAAACCATTCAATTTCAAAATTATTACCGTGCAAAATCACCGCCGCATCAGGCATTGCTGCGATAGAACGACGGATGCGTTTTAACATGGTTGTCAATTTACGCTTACGCTTACGATTACGCTGTTGTAACCGATAAAACTGGTAAAAAGTTTCGCCCCATAAACCAAACGCATCAGGTAACGGCGTTTTACGCTTTTCACGAAACCAGTTAATTAAGCGAAATAAATTATATAAATGCCAGTTTAAATACAGTAAACAAGCAATCACTAAAAAAAATAAAGGGTGGTCAAAAATAAACCCTATGATAAGCATGACAATGATTAAACTGGTCACGCGCCAAAATTCTTGTAAACCTGATTGCATCATAGAAATGAGATAGCTAAAAAAGTTATTGTTATCAAGAAACTCGAAAACCATCTTGCGTAAAAATCAGACAGACAGGGGCTTGCGAGCGTTTCACCTTTGGATGGGCATCTTTATCCAGCAAATTAAAATGCACGATTTGTTGTAATCACCTGTCATTCTTAACAAAAGAAAACAACCTGTCGTTATCAGTATGCCAATGAAATATGAAATAGCGATGACGCATGATAGAGATATCTAACTTGCCATTGTTTTCATGAAAAATTAAAAATACGTTCCCTGACTAGTTTACTCAACACATTTTTTGCAAATAGAAAAATTGTTGCATCGCAAGATTCCTCTCTATTCATGCAGAATTGAGCAGACTAAAATAGCCAGTTTTACTGGAATGTCTCCCTAAAAACAACTTTACCTTTCGTCGACGAGGCTACGTTATGAACACTTTTGAAGCGGTTACACAATCCGAAGGATTCCGCCGCTTTTTGCTCTTTTCGCTGGTAGGGATTACCACCTTATTTGCGTTAGGTTTATTAACCATGGTTTTTCAAAAAGATGGGATTACCGTTTTAGAATTAACCATGTTGATTTTATACTCAATTTTGTTTACATGGATTTGCTTTTCATTTTGGACAGCGTTTTTCGGTTTTATTATCTGCCTGTTTCGTCGTGACCGCTTTGCGATTTCCGCCAGTTTACCCGCTGATGATGCCATTCCGCCCAGCAGTAAAACGGCGATTATTATGCCGATTTATAATGAAGACCCGCGTCGGGTTTTTGCAGGGTTAACGTCGATTTGTGAATCATTGATTAGTACAGGGAAACATAGCTGTTTTGATATTTTCATCATCAGCGATACCCGCGATCCTGATATTTGGATTGAAGAAGAAATGCGCTGGCAGTTATTGCAACAAGCCATGCAAGGAAAAATCAACGTTTACTACCGCAATCGGGAGAAAAACAGCGAGCGTAAGGTTGGGAATATTAAAGACTTTTGCCAACGTTGGGGCGCACATTACCTGTTTATGATTATTCTGGATGCAGATAGCATCATGTCAGGCGAAACGCTGGTAAAAATGGTGCGGTTGATGGAAAAAAATCAACACGTTGCTTTATTACAAGTATCTCCCCTGCCGATTAATAAAGAATCCTTATTTGCGCGAATTCAGCAATTTGCCAGTAATGTCTATAATCCCATTTTTACGGCGGGTTTAAATTTTTGGCAATTAAATGAAGGGAATTATTGGGGACATAATTCTATTTTGCGGGTTAAAGCCTTTATGGATCACTGCGGTTTGCCACGCTTACCTGGTAAAGAACCTTTTGGCGGGGATATTTTTAGCCACGATTTTATCGAAGCTGCCATGTTACGCCGTGCGGGCTGGGATGTCTGGCTAGCGTATGATATTGGTGGCAGTTATGAAGAAATTCCCCCGACTTTAATTGATTACGCCAAGCGTGACCGTCGTTGGTGTCAGGGCAATTTGCAACATACCCGCATTTTATTTGCCAAAGGCTTGCACCCAATTAACCGTTTACACTTGTTAATGGGGATTATGTCTTATCTCGCCTCGCCTTTGTGGTTACTGTTTTTAATCGTGACAGGTATCGATGCCTATTTCCGTGCGCAAACTGAACCTGTCTATTTTTTTGGCGACACCTTATTTCCCGTTTGGCCTGTTTCTTACACGGTAGAAATGGCGACCGTTTTGGCGTTTACCTTAACCTTTCTATTTTTACCAAAGATATTAAGTTTAGTGATTATTGCGACACGCAAGGGAATGTTAAGACACTATGGCGGTTTATTAAAACTTAGCCTCAGTGTCGTGATTGAAACCTTTTTCTCGACCTTACTTGCACCGATTATGATGTTATTTCAATCGCGTTTTGTGCTGGCGATTTTATTGCGCAGTAATATTTCATGGATGACACAAAAACGCGATGACCATCACACCAACTTTTTAGAAGCACTGTCTGCCCATGCAAGCCATACTGTGATTGGTTTTATAGCGGGTTGGGTCTCTTATCATTACGTGGAAGCATTTTTCTGGTGGTTTACCCCTGTTTTAGCGGGTTTAGTGCTCTCAATTCCACTGTCGATGTTACTAAGTCATGTTTCTTTAGGACGTTTAGCCCGTCGTTATGGCTTATTTTTAACCCCAGAAGAAACCAACCCGCCATATGTCGTACAACGTCTGCAAGTCAATGAACATTTACCCGACCCCCTTGAAACCAATTACCCCAGTCGTTTTGTGCAAGTCTTAGTCGACCCTTATGTCAACGCACTACACACTGCACTATTGCCAGAGATGCAACCGTATGAAATAGCAAAACGTTATCAACATGAACTACAAGGGATTATTTATAAGTTGTTAGAGGATGGCATCCACAGTTTAAGTTTGGATGAAAAGCGTAAGTTATTAACCAGCCGTAGCACTTTGTTAAAATTACATACGTTAGTTTGGAGTTTACCCAATGTTGCCGATAGTTTAGGCAATACACGAGTGGCGGATATGCCGTAATATAGTAAACGTACTATAAAACAATGCAGAGGACTGGCAGTCCTGTGAGGACTGCCAGTCCTTTCTTTAAGCTTTAAGTCTCTGTCAACGCCTGCAACAATTGTTTTGCCCCTTGGGTTAATAACTGTTGCGCAACCAACTCACCCAATAAGCTGGCTTTATCAATATCTCCAATAGCTTGCGCACGGAGTATTTGCTGACCTGCAACATCTGCGACTAAGCCACGCACGCTCATTTCATCCCCGATAATTTCGGCAAAACCGCCAATCGGTACTTGGCAACTCCCGCCTAAACGGGTGTTAATCATCCGCTCCGCAATCACCCGTTGATGGGTTTCTGGGTCATTCAATACCGCAATTAATTGATTAGTTTCCACATCATCCGCACGGCATTCAATCCCTAATGCACCTTGTCCAATCGCGGGGAGTAATTCATCTGCGTTAAATGCATAACGAATCCGATTTTCTAAGCCTAAACGTTTTAACCCACTGACAGCTAAAACAATGGCTTGATATTCGCCATTATCTAATTTACTTAAGCGAGTTCCGACATTGCCCCGTAGCGTACGAATTTGTAAATCAGGGCGCAGGGCGAGCAGTTGGCATTGACGACGTAAGCTAGAAGTGCCAACAATCGCGCCTTGTGGTAAGTCTGAAAAATGGGCGTAAGTGTTGGAAACAAATGCGTCGAAAGGGTCTTCACGTCGCATGATAACGGGTAAATGTAAGCCGTCAGGAAATTCTATCGGTACATCTTTCATGGAGTGGACGGCAATATCAACACTGTTTTCTAACAACCCTTGTTCTAATTCTTTAACAAATAAGCCTTTACCGCCAATTTTAGCGAGCGGTGCATCGAGTATTTTGTCGCCTTTTGTCGTCATTTCGACGATTTCAAGGCTTAATTGTGGGTAAATGCCTTGTAGGGTGTCGCGGACATGGTAGGCTTGCCATAATGCTAAGGGACTTTTACGGGTTGCAATACGAATTTTATTCATAATTAATAGGACAGAAACTTATACGGGGGATTTTTCCCGCCAGTTAAACGGAGTAACTTTTTCATATAACCAAGGGTATTGTGTCACCATTTTATGCACTTGGGTTAAACGGTAGCCTAAGCGTGAAAAAGCGTAAATAAGTAGAAAATCTAGTAAATAGCCTGTTATCGATAGTAAGTCTTGTTTAAAGAGGGCAAATAATATAAAGCGTTCAAAAAGCGTGAGTAATAGACTGTATCCAATTAATAAATAGTGGGATTGCCATTGTCCTGCAACGGCTTGTCCCATCATATAGGCAGTAGAACCAAACAGTAGAACGGAAACCAGTAAAAAGGTTAAAAGTTCATGGGAATTCATCACAAATTATCCTTCGGTAACAGTCGGATAGTTTAGTCCTAACATTTTTGCTAATAACGGTAGAACATTTTTAATATTATCAACGTTATTATCAGCTAATTGGGTCGTTATCATCTGTGTCAGACTGACAGATTGCGCTCCTTGTGCGGCACGCTCACCAATGCGTACCCGTTCGCTGTGGGCAAAATTGCTAAATGTCCGTCGTAATAAGGGGAGCAGGTGTATAAAGGTGTCAGCGGTAAGTTGGCTTAACCATTGGTCTAAGAGCTGAAATAATGCGTCGTCGTGCAGTAGAATTGCGCCACTATTTTGTAAAAAGCCACTGAGCCATGAGCTGGCATAGTTTGGGTCATTGGCAGGGGAAAGGGCAAGACTTAACAGGGTTGCAACGCTTTCACTGTCTATCACATGAGCATTGGATAACAGACGGCAACAACCACCGCCCACTAAACCATGTAAGCCAATTTGGTGAACCAGTTTTAATAAAGTTGCTTGCCAGTCACCGCTTAAATTGTCATTTTGTAACAGGTTAATGGCACTGTTCATTTTAACAATGTGTTGATACATGGCGCGTGCTGCATCGTCGTCTAAAGTACTGCAAGCATTAGGCAAGCCGATGCAAACCCTTGTGGTTAAAGTTGTTACGACATGTTCAATAGAGTCGGTTTTAAAACGGCGTACAGAACCATAACGTAGCACTTCAATTAAGGCGGGTAAGGCTTCCATCAATTGAGTCACATCATGCGCTAATGCGGTTTTTGCTTCTAAACAGCGCATTGCGACTTGAATCGCTTTCGGTAATTCCGCTTTTAAAACGTTATCGAGTAGTTGACTGATAACGGCTAAATCGTCGGCTTTTTCCAGTTTGTCACAAACAAAGCGCGTGCTCGCTTCAAGCACTGTCCCGCCCCAAATGCTGGCTTCAATAATGCGAATGGAAAATTCGGGTTGCCATTGTAATCGCCATTCTTCAGCAAATGTGCCTTTGCTTGACCCTGCGGACAGGAATTTTCCCCACGGAATATCGAGTAAACGTAAACGGTGAAACAGTTGTGATTTGGTTAAATCAGTGTCTTTGCGTAAATCTAGTTTTAATTCTTTGTTATCAGGCGATTCTTCCAAACGTAATTTTTTTTGTAAGCGCGTTAAATCTTGGCGTAAAGGCACTGTTGGCGCGGTGCTGGGGACTTTTCCCAAACGGTTATTAATCATTAAACCGTCATAAATCACGGTGAGTGGGGTTTCACTGCCAAAGCATAAACTGGCTAAAACGGCATCGTTTAACTCTTCTAAATCAGGAACAGGTTTTTCTCGCAAGGCAGCGAGCGATTCTGCCAAGCGAATGGCATCGATAACATTAGATGTCGGTGCATCTATGCCTACCTGATTGCGTAAGTGTTTAGCAACTTTTGCAAGCCAGCGGGTGCTGATGTGGTGGGCGCGTTGTTCGGGCTTGGTGTGCGATTCCCACAAATGTTGATACCAACCTGGGGCATGAATGCCTGCGCCGTATCCGCTTGCATAAGTTAAGCGTTCATAGCTCCAAGGGACCCATGTGGCTTGTACTTTGGCTTTTGGTAAACCTTTTAAAACGGCATCATCGGTTTTTGCGGGAACTTCTTGCGCTAAAGCGGGGACATGCCACGCACCGCAAACGACGGCAATTTGTTCATGTCCTGCTTTTTTAACTTGGCGTAAAGTTTTACGCATCCATGCTTCACGCAAAACTTCGTGCTGTTGACGTTCTTCATTATCGCCATATAAGGCATTGCCTATGGTCTCGCGTAAGGCAGTCATTGCTTCTTCAATGCCTTTAAATAAGGCTAAACTGCCAACGTCTGAACGTTGTTCGACCATGTATTCCCACCAGCGTTCGCCATCTTTAAAGCCTGCTGCTTCGGCGAGTAGGTCTAACGGGTCTAAATAATTAAGCGGGGTTTTAACGTGAGTGTCTTCTGTATTGGGTGTGTCGTTAGAAATATCGGCGGGCGGTGTTTCCTGTGTTTCTACTGTGCTTGTGTCTGTAGATGTTTCTTCTGTTTTTTCTAAGCTGGTCGCTTCTGCTTGTGCTTTTTCAATGGCTTGTTGCAGTGCTAAAGCACGGGCTTTATTGATAGCAATTTGATGTGTTTGCGGTAAATCCATGAAAAAGATTTCGACATCATGTTTCATTGCATATTGAATCGCTTGCCATTCGGGGGAAAATTCAGCAAAGGGATAAAATACGGCATGTTCCAATGCATCCATGTCGTAAAATAACAAGGCAACAGGCGGAGACATTTCTTTATCAGTGACTAACGGCAACGCTGTTTCACCATCGCTGGGGGCTTCAATAACGATTGCAGTGGGTTTTATTTCTCCTAAAGCGGCTAATAAACTCCGCGCAGACCCCGCGCCATGATGACGAATACCCAATAAATGAAGCATATGAATTCACCCAAAATGATTGATATAGAACTCGTTGCGTTGAAAATATCGTGCGTGTTTAAAACGTTGTAGTATTAATGGATTGACTAAAAAAAGTCCGTTATAAAACTGAGTGGCTAATTGTTAAATCACTTTCAAAGTGCTTGAATCTTTTTGCAAAGTGTTTTTTAATCGCTGGCACAGTGTCAGCGTAATCTTAACCCATGTGCCTCTTTTTGCACCAACCGCACAAACAATATTTTGTTTGTTTAGCTTATCATAAGTGTCACCAGATTTGAGGGATTAACTATGTTACTGAACAGCCTTAAATATTTACCATTGGCAATGTGTTGCTTATCCTTATATGCACAAGCAACTGAGTCTAAAGAAAATCCTCAACCGCCTTATATTGCCTATGAAAATCGTGAAGGTCTTACGTTTGACACCGCTAAATGTGTTTCTGTCGGTCAAAATGTCTTAGTTAAAGATGGTTTTCAACGGGTTAATGCCAATAGCAACGGGGAAATCTTAGCCGCTTATCGCAAAACGGCTGATTATCAATTTAAAGCCCTAGTCAGTTGTCTTGGACGTTATGGCATGTTGCGCGTTGTTATTATTACCGATTTATCAGGGCAAGGTAGTCAGAAAGCCCGCAATATCGCGCAAAGTATTATCCAAGGCTTAGGCAATAATAATAGTGATAAAGCCAGTATTGTTTCTGCGGAAGAAGCCAGCAGTGCCATACAAGCACCGTCGATTAATGGCGCGTCAGAATACGAAAAAGGTAATCGCTTTTATGAAGGCAGTGGCGCGGTTCAAGACTTTAAACAAGCCGCTGAATGGTATAAAAAAGCAGCAGAGCAAGGCAATAGTGATGCGTTTTTTAAACTCGGTACGATGTACTATTATGGCTATGGCGTGACACAAGATTTTCAACAATCTTACATCTGGTTTTCACTCGCTGCGACCAGTGGTCGACAAGATGCCGCAAAAGCGCGTAATGAAGTCATGGAAAAACTGTCTAAACAGCAAATTACTGACGGACAGAAAGAAGCGAAAAAACTCTATACACAATATGTGAAAAAATAAGAATTTCTCCACAATTTCACTTGTTTTGCCCATGCACAACCGCGTTGTCTTGTGTGCAAACCCTCACAGGTTCTAAAACTACCTGAATATTACACTTTTCCTTAACAAGCTGGATGACCTATCATAGCATCCAGCATTGCCCTGCTTACCACCATCGCCATGCAGTAATAATAATGACAAGGATATTAAATTATGTTGAAAAACAGCAAACTTGCTAAATTTATTTTACAAATAGTTGTCTCTTGCAGTTTCTGCACTGCGGTTAATGCTTTCGCAACCGAATGGCAAGCCCTTCCCATCAACCGCGATGTCAGCACCATCGATGAATTTTCTAATTTACTGATTAATCCCCAAAATCCTGCCCAACTCTATGTCGATATTTATAAAAGCGACGATAGCGGAAAAACATGGGAAACAGTACGCTTTAATCGCCAACCCGTTTTTGTTTTCGCCCTCAACCCACAAACCCCCAGCATTTTATACGGTAGCAGTCACTCTTCAGGACTTAGCGATTTAGGTAGGGCTTATAAAAGTACTGACAGTGGCGCAACATGGGCAACATTAACACAAACCGTTATTGCCATAGACCCCAGTAACCCCAATATTATTTATAGCAAAGCCAATTCCAGCTTATATAAAAGTACAGATGCAGGCACAACATGGACACTTTTACAGCAAGGCTTAGACGTTATTAATAAATTTGGTCTGCTCATAGACCCGAAAAAGCCACAAGTTTTATACGCGAGCGGGCGACAAATTCCTGTGACCAGTGGCAAACTCGGTAGTAGTAGCAATGCAGTCTGGGGCGTATTTAAAAGTACTGATGGCGGGACAACATGGCAACGCATTTGGGATAAAACGGCACATGCCACGTGGCTAATTGACCCACATCAAACCGATACGCTTTACATCTCCAAAGATGAAGACATGCTCGGCGGAAAAGGACATTTATATAAATCCACAGATGGCGGGGCAAATTGGGTTGAGTTTTCTCATTATTTAACCACAGCAGGCATTGATTTAAACAACTATTCTGTACAAACCCTTGTTGCCGACCCACAAACCCCAGACACCCTTTATGCAGGGATTTCTCGCAGTGTTTGGGCAGGCAACACAGGACAAGGTGTGTATAAAACCACCGACGGCGGAATGACATGGACAGCCATGAACGACGGTTTTCCCGCTGATAAAGAAATTGGAGTTAAACGCCTAGCCATAGACCCCAGCAAATCCAGCCGTTTATATGCTAATACCAACGTTGGCGTATTTATGTGGGATGAAAAAACTGCCGAAATTACCAGTAAATTTCCAGAGTTAGGCAGTGGTGCAAGCAATGCCCGCTTTTTCGGTGGGATTGCTGTTAATGAGGCTGACCCTGTTATCAGTGTTAGCCAACACTTAAGCGACAAAGTGCGTGTTGACGGACAAATTAAAGTTGCCCCTGAACATGTCGGACAAATTGCCGATATTGTCATTTATGCCCGTTTCAGCGTGCCCGAAATGCCTGAATTCCAACCTGTTTATTTCATGCTCGACAACGGCGTAAATGTTCATGTTTGGAATCAAGATAACAGCCAATTAGCCGCGTTTAAACCAGCTGTTACCTTAAACAGCGAACTACTGGATGTGAGCCTATATGCAGGACAATTTGTTGCCACAGGCATGTTAAACATCAGTTTTGGCTACCGTTTAAATGATGGAACGGTCATCAGTAACGAAAAAACGATTGATGTTACCATTACAGAATAAAACCACTATTCACTATAAAGACGCGATTTTGCGCGTCTTTATGCCATTGATGACCTACAACTACCTTACACACTACGTATGAGCGTTGGCGTTTTTCTTATCACCCATGATGACATTGGTATCAGCCTTATCGATAGCCTGCAACAAATGTTTGCCAATAAATTGCCCTTAAATATTAAAGCATTACCTGTGCATCATAACAGCGACCCGCTGGCTTTTTGCTACTACGCAGAAGAAATATATGCCAGTTTAGAAGAAGGCGACGGCGTACTGGTTTTAACCGACTTATTCGGTGCAACCCCTTGTAATATCGCTATCAGCCTGTTAAATCACTATCATGTAAAAATTGTTGCAGGATTAAATTTTCCCATGCTGGTTAAAATCATGAGCCATGTCTTTACATTTCCTGATGCTACCCTCGATACCCTCGTGGATAAAGCCCTAACAGGGGGTTGTCAAGGTGTTTTAGACGTTAGCTTACTTTATCCAAAAAGTAGCACGTAAAGCACAATTAATAAAAAATAATCAGATTAAAAACAATTCAATAAATTGATTAATTTGATTAAGAAATCTTAAGTTGTGTCCCTCTTTATTAGCGCGTAATGTTTACCAATTAAAACAGATGCGTTTAATTCATCTCCCCATAAAACTCACAATCAATCTGATGAGGAATTTACATTTAACATGAAAAAATCCATTTCCTGCCTACTCTTAGGGCTTAGTAGTCTCAGCGCATTACCTGTTTGGTCTGCTACCGTCATTGAACATAAAAATGCACAAGGACAAATTCAACAAGTCATTATCAACGACGAACATGCACGGATGAATAACGAACATAACCCCAGTCAATATATGCTCGTTGATTTCAAATCCCGTTTAATGTATGCCGTAGATATTAAACAAAAAACCATTGTAACCATCTCAATGGATAAAGCGGTAGAACCTAACCTCCCTAAAGGCGTAGAAATGCCTAAACAAGCCCCTGTTAACGCTGAATTAGTGAAAAAAGAGGCAGGTAGCGACGTTGCTGGCTATAAGACCATGCATTATCAAGTTGTAGCTAATGGAAAAACTTGTTCAGATGATTATTTTTCTACAGATGCCTACAAAATCCCTTATGTCGACGTGTTCTTAAAAAC is part of the Beggiatoa alba B18LD genome and encodes:
- the phoR gene encoding phosphate regulon sensor histidine kinase PhoR, which gives rise to MMQSGLQEFWRVTSLIIVMLIIGFIFDHPLFFLVIACLLYLNWHLYNLFRLINWFREKRKTPLPDAFGLWGETFYQFYRLQQRNRKRKRKLTTMLKRIRRSIAAMPDAAVILHGNNFEIEWFNKMAQVLLGLQAPQDREQPITNLIRYPSFAQFLKTGNKEDSIVLTAPNDPTLILRVNIVPYAGNRHLLIARDITRIQRLEQMRRDFIANVSHELRTPLTVIAGFLETINDPDDPCAQQWQRPLLLMTQQTARMRNIVDDLLLLSRLESEVHLNTVEKVDVIEMLHDICEEAQILSGEYRHHIMLETDKTAVLYGHTEEIRSAFSNLIFNAIRYTPEEGNIDVAWYRDEQGVHLRVTDTGEGIPPEHIPRLTERFYRVDIARSRNRGGTGLGLAIVKHVLNRHKGQLRIESIVGKGSTFWCDFPLDANKAQYEKLQGIDDNE
- the mdoH gene encoding glucans biosynthesis glucosyltransferase MdoH; its protein translation is MNTFEAVTQSEGFRRFLLFSLVGITTLFALGLLTMVFQKDGITVLELTMLILYSILFTWICFSFWTAFFGFIICLFRRDRFAISASLPADDAIPPSSKTAIIMPIYNEDPRRVFAGLTSICESLISTGKHSCFDIFIISDTRDPDIWIEEEMRWQLLQQAMQGKINVYYRNREKNSERKVGNIKDFCQRWGAHYLFMIILDADSIMSGETLVKMVRLMEKNQHVALLQVSPLPINKESLFARIQQFASNVYNPIFTAGLNFWQLNEGNYWGHNSILRVKAFMDHCGLPRLPGKEPFGGDIFSHDFIEAAMLRRAGWDVWLAYDIGGSYEEIPPTLIDYAKRDRRWCQGNLQHTRILFAKGLHPINRLHLLMGIMSYLASPLWLLFLIVTGIDAYFRAQTEPVYFFGDTLFPVWPVSYTVEMATVLAFTLTFLFLPKILSLVIIATRKGMLRHYGGLLKLSLSVVIETFFSTLLAPIMMLFQSRFVLAILLRSNISWMTQKRDDHHTNFLEALSAHASHTVIGFIAGWVSYHYVEAFFWWFTPVLAGLVLSIPLSMLLSHVSLGRLARRYGLFLTPEETNPPYVVQRLQVNEHLPDPLETNYPSRFVQVLVDPYVNALHTALLPEMQPYEIAKRYQHELQGIIYKLLEDGIHSLSLDEKRKLLTSRSTLLKLHTLVWSLPNVADSLGNTRVADMP
- the hemC gene encoding hydroxymethylbilane synthase codes for the protein MNKIRIATRKSPLALWQAYHVRDTLQGIYPQLSLEIVEMTTKGDKILDAPLAKIGGKGLFVKELEQGLLENSVDIAVHSMKDVPIEFPDGLHLPVIMRREDPFDAFVSNTYAHFSDLPQGAIVGTSSLRRQCQLLALRPDLQIRTLRGNVGTRLSKLDNGEYQAIVLAVSGLKRLGLENRIRYAFNADELLPAIGQGALGIECRADDVETNQLIAVLNDPETHQRVIAERMINTRLGGSCQVPIGGFAEIIGDEMSVRGLVADVAGQQILRAQAIGDIDKASLLGELVAQQLLTQGAKQLLQALTET
- a CDS encoding DUF6867 family protein, with the protein product MNSHELLTFLLVSVLLFGSTAYMMGQAVAGQWQSHYLLIGYSLLLTLFERFILFALFKQDLLSITGYLLDFLLIYAFSRLGYRLTQVHKMVTQYPWLYEKVTPFNWREKSPV
- a CDS encoding DUF5682 family protein — translated: MLHLLGIRHHGAGSARSLLAALGEIKPTAIVIEAPSDGETALPLVTDKEMSPPVALLFYDMDALEHAVFYPFAEFSPEWQAIQYAMKHDVEIFFMDLPQTHQIAINKARALALQQAIEKAQAEATSLEKTEETSTDTSTVETQETPPADISNDTPNTEDTHVKTPLNYLDPLDLLAEAAGFKDGERWWEYMVEQRSDVGSLALFKGIEEAMTALRETIGNALYGDNEERQQHEVLREAWMRKTLRQVKKAGHEQIAVVCGAWHVPALAQEVPAKTDDAVLKGLPKAKVQATWVPWSYERLTYASGYGAGIHAPGWYQHLWESHTKPEQRAHHISTRWLAKVAKHLRNQVGIDAPTSNVIDAIRLAESLAALREKPVPDLEELNDAVLASLCFGSETPLTVIYDGLMINNRLGKVPSTAPTVPLRQDLTRLQKKLRLEESPDNKELKLDLRKDTDLTKSQLFHRLRLLDIPWGKFLSAGSSKGTFAEEWRLQWQPEFSIRIIEASIWGGTVLEASTRFVCDKLEKADDLAVISQLLDNVLKAELPKAIQVAMRCLEAKTALAHDVTQLMEALPALIEVLRYGSVRRFKTDSIEHVVTTLTTRVCIGLPNACSTLDDDAARAMYQHIVKMNSAINLLQNDNLSGDWQATLLKLVHQIGLHGLVGGGCCRLLSNAHVIDSESVATLLSLALSPANDPNYASSWLSGFLQNSGAILLHDDALFQLLDQWLSQLTADTFIHLLPLLRRTFSNFAHSERVRIGERAAQGAQSVSLTQMITTQLADNNVDNIKNVLPLLAKMLGLNYPTVTEG
- a CDS encoding tetratricopeptide repeat protein → MLLNSLKYLPLAMCCLSLYAQATESKENPQPPYIAYENREGLTFDTAKCVSVGQNVLVKDGFQRVNANSNGEILAAYRKTADYQFKALVSCLGRYGMLRVVIITDLSGQGSQKARNIAQSIIQGLGNNNSDKASIVSAEEASSAIQAPSINGASEYEKGNRFYEGSGAVQDFKQAAEWYKKAAEQGNSDAFFKLGTMYYYGYGVTQDFQQSYIWFSLAATSGRQDAAKARNEVMEKLSKQQITDGQKEAKKLYTQYVKK
- a CDS encoding WD40/YVTN/BNR-like repeat-containing protein gives rise to the protein MLKNSKLAKFILQIVVSCSFCTAVNAFATEWQALPINRDVSTIDEFSNLLINPQNPAQLYVDIYKSDDSGKTWETVRFNRQPVFVFALNPQTPSILYGSSHSSGLSDLGRAYKSTDSGATWATLTQTVIAIDPSNPNIIYSKANSSLYKSTDAGTTWTLLQQGLDVINKFGLLIDPKKPQVLYASGRQIPVTSGKLGSSSNAVWGVFKSTDGGTTWQRIWDKTAHATWLIDPHQTDTLYISKDEDMLGGKGHLYKSTDGGANWVEFSHYLTTAGIDLNNYSVQTLVADPQTPDTLYAGISRSVWAGNTGQGVYKTTDGGMTWTAMNDGFPADKEIGVKRLAIDPSKSSRLYANTNVGVFMWDEKTAEITSKFPELGSGASNARFFGGIAVNEADPVISVSQHLSDKVRVDGQIKVAPEHVGQIADIVIYARFSVPEMPEFQPVYFMLDNGVNVHVWNQDNSQLAAFKPAVTLNSELLDVSLYAGQFVATGMLNISFGYRLNDGTVISNEKTIDVTITE
- a CDS encoding PTS sugar transporter subunit IIA, which gives rise to MSVGVFLITHDDIGISLIDSLQQMFANKLPLNIKALPVHHNSDPLAFCYYAEEIYASLEEGDGVLVLTDLFGATPCNIAISLLNHYHVKIVAGLNFPMLVKIMSHVFTFPDATLDTLVDKALTGGCQGVLDVSLLYPKSST